NNNNNNNNNNNNNNNNNNNNNNNNNNNNNNNNNNNNNNNNNNNNNNNNNNNNNNNNNNNNNNNNNNNNNNNNNNNNNNNNNNNNNNNNNNNNNNNNNNNNNNNNNNNNNNNNNNNNNNNNNNNNNNNNNNNNNNNNNNNNNNNNNNNNNNNNNNNNNNNNNNNNNNNNNNNNNNNNNNNNNNNNNNNNNNNNNNNNNNNNNNNNNNNNNNNNNNNNNNNNNNNNNNNNNNNNNNNNNNNNNNNNNNNNNNNNNNNNNNNNNNNNNNNNNNNNNNNNNNNNNNNNNNNNNNNNNNNNNNNNNNNNNNNNNNNNNNNNNNNNNNNNNNNNNNNNNNNNNNNNNNNNNNNNNNNNNNNNNNNNNNNNNNNNNNNNNNNNNNNNNNNNNNNNNNNNNNNNNNNNNNNNNNNNNNNNNNNNNNNNNNNNNNNNNNNNNNNNNNNNNNNNNNNNNNNNNNNNNNNNNNNNNNNNNNNNNNNNNNNNNNNNNNNNNNNNNNNNNNNNNNNNNNNNNNNNNNNNNNNNNNNNNNNNNNNNNNNNNNNNNNNNNNNNNNNNNNNNNNNNNNNNNNNNNNNNNNNNNNNNNNNNNNNNNNNNNNNNNNNNNNNNNNNNNNNNNNNNNNNNNNNNNNNNNNNNNNNNNNNNNNNNNNNNNNNNNNNNNNNNNNNNNNNNNNNNNNNNNNNNNNNNNNNNNNNNNNNNNNNNNNNNNNNNNNNNNNNNNNNNNNNNNNNNNNNNNNNNNNNNNNNNNNNNNNNNNNNNNNNNNNNNNNNNNNNNNNNNNNNNNNNNNNNNNNNNNNNNNNNNNNNNNNNNNNNNNNNNNNNNNNNNNNNNNNNNNNNNNNNNNNNNNNNNNNNNNNNNNNNNNNNNNNNNNNNNNNNNNNNNNNNNNNNNNNNNNNNNNNNNNNNNNNNNNNNNNNNNNNNNNNNNNNNNNNNNNNNNNNNNNNNNNNNNNNNNNNNNNNNNNNNNNNNNNNNNNNNNNNNNNNNNNNNNNNNNNNNNNNNNNNNNNNNNNNNNNNNNNNNNNNNNNNNNNNNNNNNNNNNNNNNNNNNNNNNNNNNNNNNNNNNNNNNNNNNNNNNNNNNNNNNNNNNNNNNNNNNNNNNNNNNNNNNNNNNNNNNNNNNNNNNNNNNNNNNNNNNNNNNNNNNNNNNNNNNNNNNNNNNNNNNNNNNNNNNNNNNNNNNNNNNNNNNNNNNNNNNNNNNNNNNNNNNNNNNNNNNNNNNNNNNNNNNNNNNNNNNNNNNNNNNNNNNNNNNNNNNNNNNNNNNNNNNNNNNNNNNNNNNNNNNNNNNNNNNNNNNNNNNNNNNNNNNNNNNNNNNNNNNNNNNNNNNNNNNNNNNNNNNNNNNNNNNNNNNNNNNNNNNNNNNNNNNNNNNNNNNNNNNNNNNNNNNNNNNNNNNNNNNNNNNNNNNNNNNNNNNNNNNNNNNNNNNNNNNNNNNNNNNNNNNNNNNNNNNNNNNNNNNNNNNNNNNNNNNNNNNNNNNNNNNNNNNNNNNNNNNNNNNNNNNNNNNNNNNNNNNNNNNNNNNNNNNNNNNNNNNNNNNNNNNNNNNNNNNNNNNNNNNNNNNNNNNNNNNNNNNNNNNNNNNNNNNNNNNNNNNNNNNNNNNNNNNNNNNNNNNNNNNNNNNNNNNNNNNNNNNNNNNNNNNNNNNNNNNNNNNNNNNNNNNNNNNNNNNNNNNNNNNNNNNNNNNNNNNNNNNNNNNNNNNNNNNNNNNNNNNNNNNNNNNNNNNNNNNNNNNNNNNNNNNNNNNNNNNNNNNNNNNNNNNNNNNNNNNNNNNNNNNNNNNNNNNNNNNNNNNNNNNNNNNNNNNNNNNNNNNNNNNNNNNNNNNNNNNNNNNNNNNNNNNNNNNNNNNNNNNNNNNNNNNNNNNNNNNNNNNNNNNNNNNNNNNNNNNNNNNNNNNNNNNNNNNNNNNNNNNNNNNNNNNNNNNNNNNNNNNNNNNNNNNNNNNNNNNNNNNNNNNNNNNNNNNNNNNNNNNNNNNNNNNNNNNNNNNNNNNNNNNNNNNNNNNNNNNNNNNNNNNNNNNNNNNNNNNNNNNNNNNNNNNNNNNNNNNNNNNNNNNNNNNNNNNNNNNNNNNNNNNNNNNNNNNNNNNNNNNNNNNNNNNNNNNNNNNNNNNNNNNNNNNNNNNNNNNNNNNNNNNNNNNNNNNNNNNNNNNNNNNNNNNNNNNNNNNNNNNNNNNNNNNNNNNNNNNNNNNNNNNNNNNNNNNNNNNNNNNNNNNNNNNNNNNNNNNNNNNNNNNNNNNNNNNNNNNNNNNNNNNNNNNNNNNNNNNNNNNNNNNNNNNNNNNNNNNNNNNNNNNNNNNNNNNNNNNNNNNNNNNNNNNNNNNNNNNNNNNNNNNNNNNNNNNNNNNNNNNNNNNNNNNNNNNNNNNNNNNNNNNNNNNNNNNNNNNNNNNNNNNNNNNNNNNNNNNNNNNNNNNNNNNNNNNNNNNNNNNNNNNNNNNNNNNNNNNNNNNNNNNNNNNNNNNNNNNNNNNNNNNNNNNNNNNNNNNNNNNNNNNNNNNNNNNNNNNNNNNNNNNNNNNNNNNNNNNNNNNNNNNNNNNNNNNNNNNNNNNNNNNNNNNNNNNNNNNNNNNNNNNNNNNNNNNNNNNNNNNNNNNNNNNNNNNNNNNNNNNNNNNNNNNNNNNNNNNNNNNNNNNNNNNNNNNNNNNNNNNNNNNNNNNNNNNNNNNNNNNNNNNNNNNNNNNNNNNNNNNNNNNNNNNNNNNNNNNNNNNNNNNNNNNNNNNNNNNNNNNNNNNNNNNNNNNNNNNNNNNNNNNNNNNNNNNNNNNNNNNNNNNNNNNNNNNNNNNNNNNNNNNNNNNNNNNNNNNNNNNNNNNNNNNNNNNNNNNNNNNNNNNNNNNNNNNNNNNNNNNNNNNNNNNNNNNNNNNNNNNNNNNNNNNNNNNNNNNNNNNNNNNNNNNNNNNNNNNNNNNNNNNNNNNNNNNNNNNNNNNNNNNNNNNNNNNNNNNNNNNNNNNNNNNNNNNNNNNNNNNNNNNNNNNNNNNNNNNNNNNNNNNNNNNNNNNNNNNNNNNNNNNNNNNNNNNNNNNNNNNNNNNNNNNNNNNNNNNNNNNNNNNNNNNNNNNNNNNNNNNNNNNNNNNNNNNNNNNNNNNNNNNNNNNNNNNNNNNNNNNNNNNNNNNNNNNNNNNNNNNNNNNNNNNNNNNNNNNNNNNNNNNNNNNNNNNNNNNNNNNNNNNNNNNNNNNNNNNNNNNNNNNNNNNNNNNNNNNNNNNNNNNNNNNNNNNNNNNNNNNNNNNNNNNNNNNNNNNNNNNNNNNNNNNNNNNNNNNNNNNNNNNNNNNNNNNNNNNNNNNNNNNNNNNNNNNNNNNNNNNNNNNNNNNNNNNNNNNNNNNNNNNNNNNNNNNNNNNNNNNNNNNNNNNNNNNNNNNNNNNNNNNNNNNNNNNNNNNNNNNNNNNNNNNNNNNNNNNNNNNNNNNNNNNNNNNNNNNNNNNNNNNNNNNNNNNNNNNNNNNNNNNNNNNNNNNNNNNNNNNNNNNNNNNNNNNNNNNNNNNNNNNNNNNNNNNNNNNNNNNNNNNNNNNNNNNNNNNNNNNNNNNNNNNNNNNNNNNNNNNNNNNNNNNNNNNNNNNNNNNNNNNNNNNNNNNNNNNNNNNNNNNNNNNNNNNNNNNNNNNNNNNNNNNNNNNNNNNNNNNNNNNNNNNNNNNNNNNNNNNNNNNNNNNNNNNNNNNNNNNNNNNNNNNNNNNNNNNNNNNNNNNNNNNNNNNNNNNNNNNNNNNNNNNNNNNNNNNNNNNNNNNNNNNNNNNNNNNNNNNNNNNNNNNNNNNNNNNNNNNNNNNNNNNNNNNNNNNNNNNNNNNNNNNNNNNNNNNNNNNNNNNNNNNNNNNNNNNNNNNNNNNNNNNNNNNNNNNNNNNNNNNNNNNNNNNNNNNNNNNNNNNNNNNNNNNNNNNNNNNNNNNNNNNNNNNNNNNNNNNNNNNNNNNNNNNNNNNNNNNNNNNNNNNNNNNNNNNNNNNNNNNNNNNNNNNNNNNNNNNNNNNNNNNNNNNNNNNNNNNNNNNNNNNNNNNNNNNNNNNNNNNNNNNNNNNNNNNNNNNNNNNNNNNNNNNNNNNNNNNNNNNNNNNNNNNNNNNNNNNNNNNNNNNNNNNNNNNNNNNNNNNNNNNNNNNNNNNNNNNNNNNNNNNNNNNNNNNNNNNNNNNNNNNNNNNNNNNNNNNNNNNNNNNNNNNNNNNNNNNNNNNNNNNNNNNNNNNNNNNNNNNNNNNNNNNNNNNNNNNNNNNNNNNNNNNNNNNNNNNNNNNNNNNNNNNNNNNNNNNNNNccgcgctgtcggagggtcagtgctgagggagtgccgcgctgtcggagggtcagtgctgagggagtgccgcgctgtcggagggtcagtgctgagagggtaCCCCGCTGTGGgaaagtcagtgctgagggattgccgcactgtcggacggtcagtgctgagggagtgccgcgctgtcggagggtcagtgctgagggagtgccgctctgtcggagggtcagtgctgagagagtcagcccctgcactccaaggtctctttgttcagcaacactccctaggacctcaccattaagtgtataaatcctccTCTGTTTTGCCTTTccgaagtgcagcacctcacatttacctaaattaaactccatctgccactccttggcccattagctTGTCTGATCAAGATTGCATTGTAAccttctgaggtaatcttctctgctgtccactacatctccaattttggtgccatccataaacttactaactataccgcctatgttcacatctaaatcatttatataaatgacaaaaagcaatggactcaGCATCGAcctttgtggcacactgctggtcacgtgcctccagtctgaaaaacaaacctccaccaccaccctctgtcttttgctttcgaaccagttctgtatccaagtggctagttctccctgtattccatgtgatctaatcttgctaaccagtctcggaggttcagtactgaggaagtgcagcaacgttggagagtcatagagctgtgcagcacTGCAACGGAACCTTTTGTCCAACTCgcccaggccaaccagatatcctaaattaatctagtcctctttgtcagcattttgcccatatccctctgaagccttcccattcatatatccattcagatgacttttaaatattgtaatttaccagcctccaccacttcctgtggcagctcattctatacacgcactaccctctgtgtgaaaaagttgtcccttaggtcccttttaagacTTTAACCTCTCAccccataaacctatgccctctagttttggactgccatACCCTAAGGCAATGACCTTGTCagtttacactatccatgcccctcataattttataaaccgctataaggtcacccttcagcctctcatGCAGTATGGAGTGAATAGTGCTGTGTTTTAGATGATGCACTTACTCAATAATCTGAATgccgttgttgtggttctgttcgccgagctgaaagtttttgttgcaaacgtttttcgtcccctggctaggcgacatcatcagtgcttgggagcttcctgcgaagtgcttctttgatgtttcctccggtgtttatagtggtctgtccctgccgcttccggttgtcagtttcagccgtccgctgtagtggttggtatattgggtccaggtcgatgtgtttgttgatggagtttttgtggatgaatgccatgcctctaggaattccctggctgttctctgtctggcttgccctatggtAGTAGTGTGTCTACGCAGACaccaagcaacatgaatttgactgggacaacactactaccaTGGGGCAagccagagaacagccagggaattcctagaggcatcgcattcatccacaaactccatcaacaaacacatcgacctggacccaatataccaaccactacagcagacggctgaaactgacaaccggaagcggcagggacagaccactataaacaccggaggaaacatcaaagaagcgcttcgcaggaggctcccaagcactgatgatgtcacctagccaggggacaaaatgtttgcaacaaaaacttccagctcggcgaacagaaccacaacaacgagcacccgagctacaaatcttagcacaaactttgaatctgaATACCCTTTCAGATGCGTCTGAGAAATCCCTTGCAACTTATTTGAGGAAGTGTGCTCCTCTTTTCCtgatgttctggccaatatttaccccACAATCAATTCTGGTCATTTTCATGTTAATATCTGTATAAATTTACTATTTGCCCATTTCCTCTATTATAACAGTTCAAAATTGTTAATGTAATTTGCCATGGAACACCCTGAAGCagtaaatggtgctgaaaattgccATGTCCTTTTGTTCAGAATGTTCTTTTCAGCAGGGACTGTCTGCTGACCGTTCATACTGGGACATTAACCATTGGGGGAGGGAGAAAGCACTGATCCCAGTAGGAGACAGCACTTTTAGGGTGTATGGGGAAAATAACAACAGCAAGGTGTTGCTGATTTAGGGAAACTTGATTGATTCTTTGGATAAATGTAGAACTTTTCTGTTGTTAATGTAGTAAAACTTTGCAGGTTCCTTCAGCGTAGCATATTAAACAGTAATCAAACAGCATATAACATGAGACACATGAGGAGGTGTATGGGCAGGTTACTAAAAGCTTTATGAAAGAGATAGGAATGTTTAAGGAACATCTGAAAGAGCAGGAGAGATGCTGAGGGTTTGGGAATTACTGAATTTAGGACCCAAAAGCCTGCCAATATGAGAGAGGCACAGATTTTggaggaggagattacagagggaGGGACATGGTCCTGGATcgatttgaaaaaaatgttaattttcacaTCTCTGTGTTGCAAGACTGGGAGCTGTTGTAGATTTGTGAGCAGAGGGGTAATAAGTGAACAGGGCTTGGTGTAGTCTGAGGTTACAGAGGGTGGAAATGCGTGACAGGCCAGAAGAGATGTGTAAAAGCATCAGGGCTCACAGGCTGTGCTTGTTTCTCTAGGCCGGCAGTGTATATTCCAGCAGCCAAGGCTTCCCAAGATGGTGCAACACCAGAGCTTACTCCTCTGCACTTGTTGTAAGGAAGGTCACTATGCTCCTGCAGATCTCCATGAGCTTGACTGTTTgcagcctgacactgtggccgaTGACATTGACGGGTGCTACACTGCCCAGCAGCGGGCAGCTGTCCTGAGGGTACTGAACACAGCTTCCCGCGAGGAGCTGGCAGGAATCAAGCTGTTGCGGGGCAGAAAGTCGGCCAACATTGTGGAGTACAGGGCAGGGCGCGGACCATTCACCAACCTGCAGAGTCTGTTGGAGGTGCCCCTCTTCAAACACAAAACTATATTGAAGGTGTGTCAGTCAATCCTGAAACCCTGTCAGGAGCCTGGgaagaaagagaagaaattccagggTTTGAAATTTATCAAACCTGACGTAGAACGAAAGCGACTTCTGGTAAGGACCTGCTGGGGAGGATGTACAGTCAGTAAACTGGACAGGCAGTCGTGTACTGGAGCTATAATCAGGATAATGGGCAAGCAATCTGCATACAGTATATGAAATCAGAATAATAGGCTTCCAGTCAGTATGCTGGAAAAATTAACAGTATAATGGGTTTCCCCAGTACACTGGATATGCAATCTATATAATGGAAATGCAGTTGGTAAACTGATACTCGAACTCGTGATCCTCTGATTCCAAGCTTCTGACTGATGAGCTGTAACTGACACTGATTGGTACGTCTAATAACAGTGTAGTGATGTGGACCATTTGTGATACAAATGTGAGGGTAGCAGTTTATATTGTGGAATTGCTGTCTGTAGGTGGTACAAAAGGATGGGGATGGCGTAGTGGTGTCATTGGAGGGGTAATCCAGGACCACAGGTTAACGTTCTGGGGTCATGGATTCAAGATGGTgaaatttatattcaattaaaaaaaaatctgtcatagAAAGATAGCCCATTGGCAACTGTTTGGTTAACTCGggcaggaaatctgccacccttagctggtctgacctacgtttaactccatacccacagcaacatggcagATTCTTCTCTGCCCTTTGGAGTGGGCAAAAAGTGAACAAATAAAATAGTTGTGACAGTAGAAATTAAGGTTTGATTGGAAATGTGTTCAATAGTAATTTAAATGGACAGATGTGATGGCTGGTCACTCCTGCTGGAATTGAGAGATTTTTGCTTCATATGTTTCTGCAGTTTCCAGAAAGGAATTAGTGAGCTGAATGCTGCAGGTCAATAATAGCACAGAAGTAATCTTTATTCTAGAATACTGTGGGCAGGGGGTTAGACACTCTGACTGGGGAGAAGTTTTACCCAAGTATGTCCTTTTTTATTTTCCACAAGGCAGTAAAAACCATCGTGTCAGTTGTGTTTGGAATCCGTAAGATTGCATGGGCTCACGTGGACCGGAATCTGACTGTCCTGGACTGGAACCAGGAAACGAGTCATCGGTACATGAAAGGACCGTACCTGCCCTCCATCTACCTCGAGGAGGCAAGTGAGCTCAGCAGGTTTCTCTCCCTATTGCAGTTGTCTAGGGAAAGTGGGCAGTTGTATTATCTTCCCAGTGTTTGTACTGTCTGTCGAAGAtcgaagattaaggggtgatttAATTAAGGTGTTTGAGATGATGCATAAACACAGTTTCCTCTTGTAGGATCCAAGCTGCGAACTCATGGATAAATTCCCAGAAATTTCACcagtttgttttttattcttttgtgagtgtcactggcctagttacctatccctaattgcctttgaatggAATGTTCATGCCAGGCTATTCCAGAATCAGCCATCtcatgtaggctggaccaggcAAGGGTGGCAGTTTTCCTTTTCTGTAGGACACCAGTGGACCAGATAGGTTCTTAGCGCAATTGGTTTTGCCTCCATTACTGAATCTAACTTTCAATTCCGATTGCACTAACTGCTGtaatgtccccagaacattagcctgagcgTCTGGAGGACTAGTCCAGTGAAAAGTTAGGAATGGGATAACAAAtgttagcccagccagtgacatccatatctCACAAAAGAATAAAAGACCTATCGCTCCACTATCTTTTACATGACATCCTCTTCCAGCCTAAACAACAAATAAAACAGTATTGTTCACCATGGTCAGTATTTAAAAAGATTTTTAGCCAGTTTGTTCAGATGTGCTGTGTCACGTCTCTGGGCAGGTGGTTAAGAGGTAGGCACACCCAACACTGCACCATCTGAGACCTTCCTTTATTTTAATAATGAGTGAGTCCCATAATTTGAAAAGAACAAGGCAAATATCTCAGTTTTGTCTTTATTCttggctgggggaggggggtggtggttgCTCGTAGGCAATTGATCTTCCATTTCTGGAGGGTTAGTAATTGGTGGGGACGCAGGAACAAGATTATCCTTAAAATCAGAGTTTCAATCAATAATGGAGGATGTTATAGATCATCCGTTTACACAAGGGGCATTGGAAAACTGGAACCTGTTTTTCCCCCCCCCCGcgccccccaaaaaaaaacaggatgctTGGATGCTGTGAATTAAAAATGTCAAAGTAGAGGTTGATCTGCCTTTTACTTGTGGCTTAAGGGTTACCAAACCCAAGCAGGTTTTTAAGAGTACATTTCAATCATGAGCCTAGAAAAGGCTACAGGGGCTGATTGTCCTCCTATTCACATGAAACTGATGGATCTGGAAGTTGGAGCAGGGCAAGAATGCTGCCTTGTGGAGAGTTTCAGACTCCGGCTTTGTTCAAAGTGTCTCCCTCAGTGACTCCATGTCAGCTGCTGCTTTCCTGCAATTCACTGCAGCTGAGAAACAGGAAAACAGGCTATCTCTTTCACTGTCCTAAATGCTCATGCACTCCACAGAAGGTATGAGTTTATCTGGGCGGTGGGGAGGTCAAGCAGGTGGGAGAGTCAGGAGTCACTGTGCACTGATTTGGAGTAATTGTCAACAGATCCAGAGGGAGGTGTATTTTTACCCTGTACATTGTCACAGTCTAGAATACGTTGGTTCAAagatctgtgggaagaaaatttAGTAATACATTTCAGAAGAGTATTTGTTAAATACTTGAAAGGGAAGAAGTTTGCAGGACCATGGGGCAACAGCAGGATGTGGGAcagctttcaaagagctggcacaagtgtgaactgaatggcctctagATTCCTAGAAAATTccaatgttcttcctcatttttttCCATTGATTTGCAGATCTCCTCCGCCGTCTCAAAAATCCCCAAAGCGGATTTCTTCATCTTGGAGAAGCCCAGCATCTCAGTCCAGAACACCAACCTGTTCCCTGTGACTTTGCACTTGCGCACTATTGAGGCTATGCTACACGGGCTGCTGGGGGCAAGTTTCCTGGAGGATGGTCAGCACAAGGTGCTGAGCGTGGTGCGCACTGCTGTCGGGAAGCACTTTGAGTTGATGGTGGGGGAATCCCGGACGAGTGGCAGGGAACTGGTCCAGCAGTTCATGATTGACTCAGTGACACAGGAGCACCCTCGGGTGCTGTTCCCTCGGGACGCTTTGGCCCGTTACAGGAGACTGTTTCAGAAGGGAAATGCAGATCGGGGAGAGGAAATGTGTGATGCTTTGCTGCAGGCTATTGCTTTCTATGAATTTCTGTTTAACAAtccttaaaaatcacaccataATTAAAGAGGGACTCAATTTTATCAATACAAACATCTTGATAAGTACCACTCTTGGTCAGggtgaaaaaaagaaaatatctaCTTCAGTTTCTCCTTGCTCCCACTCCTCACTTGATGTCTCATTGCCATATGACTTATTAGTCACCCTTTGATACTTTGCCCACGTAGCCTCAGAGCACGGTAGTCCTTCCTGATGGTCTGGTCAATCAGCATCAAAGAAGAGAGAGTTTGGTaactgtcacattgctgtttgtgggaggttTGCTGTCAGCAAATTGGCTTCAATGCTTCCGAGACTCCAAAAGTGCCTGCACTTCAGATGTACTTCACTGACTCTAATGCATTTTGGGATGATCGGTGGTCATGATAGGCGCTGTGGAAATGCAGGTTCTTTTCTTGTGCATGATCCCTGACTGAAAATGTTGGATTGATTACCTGACTGCAACAGGCTTCACTGTTAAGCTAAAACTTGATGCCTATTTGAACACTATCCTAAATCCAAGGGCATTGATTGTAACTGATTTACCACACGACATTTAATAGAGAGTTGAGTGGGTTGCAGGCAGCAATCAGCAAAACTTCAAtctaaaatataaacagaaaatgttggaaatattcagtagTGCAAagagcagctgtggagagagaagcaggagttaatgtttcagactaatattctttctttcttcggaacggacttgaaatgttaatttttttgtcTTCATAGATGCTGTCACATTtgagcatttgcagcattttctgtttttattacagctTTCCAACATTTACATTATTTTGCTTTATTGTTAGTAACTTCAGCCTATTGCTCGGAGACTCTTGCATCATTTATTTTTGCTCTATCCAACAATTCACATCTGTCTCAGTAATGTCAGAGCCAGTCCTGTTCCCTTGAAACATCTGAAGAACACACCTACATTTaaatagtgcctttcatgacttcagtgtaatgattgttgtaatgtaggaaacatggctgCCACAGAGCATCATGATGACGATCAGATATTGTATTTCAATgctgttgattgaaggataaatattgattcCAGGACACTGGGGGCAAACAAACCTCAATTGTTTTTGAAAATTGCCATCGTATCTGACACAAACTGAAatggtagattagattccctacagtgtggaaacaagccctttggcccaactagtccacaccgatcctgcgcagagtaacccacctagacccatttcactctaaccaatgcacctagtactatgggcaatttcgcatagccaattcacctgacctgcacatctttggactgtgggaagaaaccggagcacccggaggaaacccatgcagacacagggagaatgtgatgTGGCCTTCTCCTGACAGTACAGCTCTCCTTCAGAATTATTTAGCTactaagatataaaagagacctaaggggcaacttttcacgcagagggtagtatgtgtatggaatgagctgtcagaggatgtggtggaggcttgtacaattgcaacatttaagaggcatttggatgggtatatgaataggaagggtttggagggatatgggcaggtggtggcaggtgggacaaaagtggtcggcgtggacgggttggactctatgactctagttgggCTCAACCAGGAACTCTAGATCATAGGTTTCAGAGgttggagtggaatttgaacctataTTATTTTGACTCAACCCTGCACGTATTACAGAATCCTgccatatgtgtatgtgtgtgaagaGATCAGACAATATTCCAGGGCAGTACAGATCAATTTTTCACTGGGAGGGAGGTCACACAGGGATTCACAAAGTTATCAAAGACCATTTATTTTTATGAATTTGGTAGTTGTCCTCTTAAGAGTTAGTTTGATTAAGCCTTTTTGTGGAAAATGAGCTTATCTTCATTGGTTGAGAGCTGTGCCACTGATGTTATCCACTGTTATCCTGCCTCTGCTTTTTGAGCTGATCCTTTAACTGGATTTTGTGCAATTTGATTTCAAAACACCCAGATGATGGCTCCTTTGTGCACAGACTGGACTATGTGCACTATATTGTTTAAATTAATATTCAATTGTTTTTATGGTTGAGCCACTCTATCTTTGAACACATCCATCATTGGTTGTTCTGGGGTGAAAGGCATTACAAGTCTTTCCACACTCAAGATAGCTTCTTATTGTGGGTTTAGGTAATTGATTGCAATATAGTTTCAATTGTAGAGCTGCTCAAAATAGGCTATGAAATAACAGGCTTCCATCTAGACACTTTCTTGATATTGATGATCAGCCAGTATCaaaatgaatggtggagtaggtttaaggggttgaatggcttacGCCACCTAATAGGTTTCTGTTAAAATGAGCATTATCTGTAGGACCTGAACTCCTAAAACACTTGACAGTCAATGAAGTAAGTCTGAAGTATCGTCATTGTTGAAaagtaggaaacatggcagcaaaTTTACACACAGTAAACTCCCATAATCAGTAATGAATATTTGTGATTTGCTAGAATGTACATAATCATTTATTGTTTTCATGAGCCTTGACTACTACTTACCTCATTAGCACATTATTTGGTCAAGTTTATCCAGCTTCCCTCAAAGGGATATACACTATCCACTTCAACTACTCCCTTGTGGTAGCAAGTTCCATTGTGTTTAATGACATTTCTCCCAAGTTTCCCTTTAGATATATTAGCAATTATCTTGGATTGTTCTAGTTTTCACAAACATAGTATCTTGCCTATCctaaaaatcttttcaaaaccgAAATGAAAAACatcaccctccaccttctcctttctagaGGAGAAGtccatgaagaagggcttatgcccaaaatgtcgattctcctgttccctggatgctgcctgacctgctgcgcttttccagcaacacattttcagaggaGAAGTCCAGTCTGTTTAATTTTTTGATAGCTAGAATCTCAGTtttggcatcatccttgtaaatattacTTGTACGTTCTCCAGTGCCTCTTTATAACATGGAAACCACACTTTCCACTTATCTCAAATCAACCTCAATTCTATCAGCATTCTGTTGATTTAAACATAAATGTACAATGGTTGATTAGCAAGTATGCAGACGATATGCAAATT
Above is a window of Chiloscyllium plagiosum isolate BGI_BamShark_2017 chromosome 24, ASM401019v2, whole genome shotgun sequence DNA encoding:
- the tefm gene encoding transcription elongation factor, mitochondrial isoform X1, translating into MPRALAVQVSLICRQCIFQQPRLPKMVQHQSLLLCTCCKEGHYAPADLHELDCLQPDTVADDIDGCYTAQQRAAVLRVLNTASREELAGIKLLRGRKSANIVEYRAGRGPFTNLQSLLEVPLFKHKTILKVCQSILKPCQEPGKKEKKFQGLKFIKPDVERKRLLAVKTIVSVVFGIRKIAWAHVDRNLTVLDWNQETSHRYMKGPYLPSIYLEEISSAVSKIPKADFFILEKPSISVQNTNLFPVTLHLRTIEAMLHGLLGASFLEDGQHKVLSVVRTAVGKHFELMVGESRTSGRELVQQFMIDSVTQEHPRVLFPRDALARYRRLFQKGNADRGEEMCDALLQAIAFYEFLFNNP
- the tefm gene encoding transcription elongation factor, mitochondrial isoform X2; this translates as MAGRQCIFQQPRLPKMVQHQSLLLCTCCKEGHYAPADLHELDCLQPDTVADDIDGCYTAQQRAAVLRVLNTASREELAGIKLLRGRKSANIVEYRAGRGPFTNLQSLLEVPLFKHKTILKVCQSILKPCQEPGKKEKKFQGLKFIKPDVERKRLLAVKTIVSVVFGIRKIAWAHVDRNLTVLDWNQETSHRYMKGPYLPSIYLEEISSAVSKIPKADFFILEKPSISVQNTNLFPVTLHLRTIEAMLHGLLGASFLEDGQHKVLSVVRTAVGKHFELMVGESRTSGRELVQQFMIDSVTQEHPRVLFPRDALARYRRLFQKGNADRGEEMCDALLQAIAFYEFLFNNP